The following proteins are encoded in a genomic region of [Eubacterium] hominis:
- a CDS encoding ISNCY family transposase produces MNEQYKYEVIKKLVDTHGNKKNAAIKLNCSVRTIDRLIVRYKAEGKTGFIHKNRNRQPISTFPVEVKNKVIDLYRTKYSGANLLHFSQLLAKKEDIHVSDTTINYWLRSCDILSPKARRKTVNTLNAELRKRKKAAKTKKEAASIENKLDLLDRFDAHPRRPRCAYFGELVQMDASPHLWFGTSITHLHLAIDDATGKILGAYFDTQETLNAYYQITHQILIDYGIPAKFLTDRRTVFEYKRKNASSDEEDTFTQFSYACHQLGIELECTSVPQAKGRVERLNQTLQSRLVIELRLAGITTIEEANEFLKSYLKEFNAMFSLPINDTKTVFEKQPSKQKINQTLAILSNRKLDSGLCIRYKNKYFIPITKSGSKAYLKKGMNVMVIEAFDGKLYANILDHLFALEEILEREATSKNFDTLPIEVKQKKPYIPPMSHPWKQASYLAYVAKQKHRQSGANV; encoded by the coding sequence ATGAATGAACAATACAAATATGAGGTTATTAAAAAATTAGTTGATACACATGGAAACAAAAAGAATGCTGCTATCAAATTAAACTGCTCTGTTCGCACTATTGACAGATTGATTGTCAGATATAAAGCTGAAGGTAAGACTGGTTTTATCCACAAGAACAGAAACAGACAGCCTATCTCCACTTTCCCTGTCGAGGTCAAAAATAAAGTCATTGACCTTTATCGCACGAAATATTCTGGTGCCAATCTTCTTCATTTCTCACAGCTGCTTGCGAAGAAAGAGGATATCCATGTCAGTGACACTACTATCAATTATTGGCTCCGCAGTTGCGACATCCTTTCTCCTAAGGCTAGACGCAAAACTGTCAATACTCTTAACGCTGAACTGAGAAAACGTAAGAAAGCTGCCAAGACAAAAAAAGAAGCTGCTTCTATAGAAAACAAACTCGATCTACTTGATCGCTTCGATGCACATCCCAGACGCCCTAGATGCGCTTATTTTGGCGAGTTAGTCCAAATGGATGCTTCTCCTCATCTTTGGTTCGGTACCTCCATCACTCATCTCCATCTGGCCATTGATGACGCCACTGGTAAGATACTTGGTGCTTATTTTGATACGCAGGAAACGCTTAATGCGTATTATCAAATCACTCATCAAATCCTGATAGATTATGGCATCCCTGCCAAGTTTCTTACGGACCGCCGCACTGTGTTTGAGTACAAAAGAAAAAACGCATCCTCTGATGAAGAAGATACGTTCACGCAATTCTCTTATGCCTGCCATCAGTTAGGCATTGAATTGGAATGTACGAGCGTCCCGCAGGCGAAAGGTCGCGTAGAGCGTCTTAATCAGACCCTACAATCAAGATTGGTCATTGAACTTAGGCTTGCGGGCATTACAACCATAGAGGAAGCCAATGAATTCTTAAAATCCTACCTAAAAGAATTCAACGCTATGTTCTCTCTACCAATCAATGATACTAAAACTGTGTTTGAAAAGCAACCGTCAAAGCAAAAAATCAATCAGACGCTTGCCATTTTAAGCAACCGAAAACTTGATTCAGGTCTTTGTATCCGCTATAAGAACAAGTATTTTATTCCTATAACAAAATCTGGTAGTAAAGCATATCTGAAAAAAGGTATGAATGTGATGGTGATCGAAGCATTTGATGGAAAGCTATATGCCAACATCCTAGATCATCTATTCGCTTTAGAAGAAATCCTAGAACGTGAGGCTACATCAAAGAACTTCGACACGCTTCCTATTGAGGTGAAACAGAAAAAGCCTTATATTCCCCCTATGTCACATCCTTGGAAACAGGCTTCTTATCTTGCTTATGTGGCAAAGCAAAAGCACCGTCAATCCGGTGCTAATGTTTAA
- a CDS encoding class I SAM-dependent methyltransferase, translated as MNQVADHWKDYECIDAGNGEKLERWKDIILRRPDPQVIWPIDKEDQLWKSPHAHYHRSKSGGGSWEYKKKFKESWTISYKELRFKVSPTGFKHTGLFPEQAANWDFMMDKIRNADKEIRVLNLFAYTGGATMACASAGAAEVVHVDASKGMVNWAKENMSLSHLEDHKIRFIVDDVLKFVQREKRRGRTYHAIIMDPPSYGRGPNGEVWKIEEQLYPLVSACMEILDDDPLFFLINSYTTGFPASVLYNLIHATILRKHPNGYIEAGEIGLPITRSNTTLPCGIYGRWVKK; from the coding sequence ATGAATCAAGTAGCAGATCATTGGAAAGATTATGAATGTATAGATGCCGGAAACGGTGAAAAACTGGAAAGATGGAAAGATATTATTTTACGCCGTCCAGATCCTCAGGTTATCTGGCCTATTGACAAGGAAGATCAGTTATGGAAAAGTCCTCATGCCCATTATCATCGCAGTAAAAGTGGTGGCGGCAGTTGGGAATATAAAAAGAAATTTAAAGAAAGCTGGACCATCTCTTATAAAGAATTACGATTCAAAGTATCTCCTACCGGTTTTAAGCATACGGGACTGTTCCCTGAACAGGCAGCAAACTGGGACTTTATGATGGATAAAATCAGAAATGCAGATAAAGAAATCCGTGTTTTAAATTTATTTGCTTATACAGGTGGGGCAACAATGGCCTGTGCGAGTGCAGGTGCTGCAGAAGTCGTACATGTGGATGCGAGTAAAGGTATGGTCAACTGGGCAAAAGAAAATATGAGCTTATCACACCTAGAAGATCATAAAATCCGTTTTATCGTGGATGATGTTTTAAAATTTGTACAGCGTGAAAAACGTCGTGGAAGAACCTATCATGCGATCATTATGGATCCACCAAGTTATGGTCGAGGACCAAATGGCGAAGTTTGGAAGATTGAAGAACAATTATATCCACTGGTAAGTGCGTGTATGGAAATTCTGGATGATGATCCTTTATTCTTTTTGATCAATTCCTATACAACAGGTTTTCCAGCATCTGTTTTATACAACCTGATTCATGCGACAATTTTAAGAAAACATCCAAATGGCTATATAGAAGCCGGAGAAATTGGATTGCCAATCACAAGAAGCAATACCACCCTTCCTTGTGGCATCTATGGAAGATGGGTAAAAAAATAA
- a CDS encoding PTS glucose transporter subunit IIA — protein sequence MNIKQTAGMIVKAVGGKSNIKEMFHCVTRLRFYLKDESVVNLEEIKKIDGVLGAQYQTEQLQIIIGNDVEIVYDEIIKQIGFIHNEETLQTKQKFQLKGIFETMAAIFLPVVPVLAGTGMVKGLITILTSFCGVDPASEMITVLTIVGDCVFYFFPFLVAWSASKRFKTDTACAMALAGALLYPTMTAGLAQGLDPLHFLGMPIPFVKYAASSIPIILSVWVMSYVYKYVDKFVPKFLRLVFTPMIVLLIMVPITLIATGPLASYLAKGLAQIVKFLFDLSPIIAGAVVGGTRLLVVLTGMHLSLGAICMENLSQFGYDVLLPINTMGTMALVGVTLGVWFKSKRNDTKSVAMSSFISAFIGITEPGIYGVLLKFKNALLSVMLAGAVGGAFVAFFGGHATAYVNSCILSLPVFMGDGFWAVCTGMGISTVLGFIFVQIFGLSEEKNLKDKTVETKIEEEHAKTVFISPMSGDLVKLDSIDDPAFSSGSIGKGIAINPNNGKVVAPVDGTIKTIFPTKHAIGIESEDGIECLIHIGMDTVNLQGKYFNVIVKEGQQVKQGELIAEVDLASILKEGYSLITPVIVTNADQYLDVLPFETQGIIVSSEPLLTVLK from the coding sequence ATGAATATTAAGCAGACAGCAGGAATGATTGTAAAAGCAGTTGGAGGAAAAAGTAATATAAAAGAAATGTTTCATTGTGTAACAAGACTTCGATTTTATTTAAAAGATGAAAGCGTGGTTAATCTTGAAGAAATTAAAAAAATTGATGGGGTATTAGGCGCACAATATCAGACAGAGCAATTACAAATCATTATTGGAAATGATGTTGAAATCGTTTATGATGAAATCATCAAACAAATTGGTTTTATTCATAATGAAGAAACATTGCAGACAAAACAGAAATTTCAGTTAAAAGGTATTTTTGAAACTATGGCAGCCATTTTCCTGCCAGTTGTTCCAGTATTAGCAGGAACTGGAATGGTAAAAGGTCTAATCACAATTTTAACTTCATTTTGTGGTGTAGATCCAGCTTCTGAAATGATTACTGTATTAACGATTGTGGGAGATTGTGTTTTCTATTTCTTCCCATTCTTAGTAGCATGGTCAGCATCAAAAAGATTTAAAACAGATACAGCTTGTGCAATGGCACTTGCAGGAGCATTGCTGTATCCAACAATGACAGCTGGACTGGCACAAGGATTAGATCCATTACATTTTTTAGGTATGCCAATACCTTTTGTAAAATACGCAGCAAGTTCTATTCCAATTATATTATCTGTTTGGGTAATGAGTTACGTCTATAAATATGTTGATAAATTTGTACCTAAATTTTTAAGATTGGTATTTACACCAATGATCGTATTATTGATAATGGTACCAATAACTTTGATTGCCACAGGACCATTAGCCAGCTATCTAGCAAAAGGCCTTGCGCAAATTGTGAAATTCTTATTCGATTTATCTCCAATTATTGCAGGGGCTGTTGTTGGTGGCACAAGATTATTAGTTGTCTTAACTGGTATGCATTTATCATTAGGTGCCATCTGTATGGAAAACTTATCTCAATTTGGCTATGATGTCTTATTGCCTATTAATACTATGGGAACAATGGCACTTGTTGGTGTGACATTAGGTGTTTGGTTTAAATCTAAACGTAATGATACAAAATCTGTAGCAATGTCTAGCTTTATTTCTGCTTTTATTGGTATTACAGAACCAGGTATTTATGGTGTTTTATTGAAGTTTAAAAATGCATTATTATCTGTTATGCTTGCAGGAGCTGTCGGAGGAGCATTTGTAGCATTCTTTGGAGGACATGCTACTGCATATGTAAATTCATGCATCTTATCATTGCCAGTATTTATGGGAGATGGTTTCTGGGCAGTTTGCACTGGTATGGGAATATCAACTGTACTAGGCTTTATCTTTGTACAAATCTTTGGATTATCTGAAGAAAAAAATTTAAAGGATAAAACTGTTGAAACGAAAATTGAAGAAGAACATGCGAAAACGGTATTTATTAGCCCAATGAGTGGAGATTTAGTAAAATTAGATAGTATAGATGATCCTGCTTTTTCAAGTGGCAGTATAGGAAAAGGGATTGCAATTAATCCAAATAATGGAAAAGTTGTAGCACCTGTAGATGGTACAATTAAAACAATTTTTCCTACAAAGCATGCGATTGGTATTGAATCAGAGGATGGTATAGAATGTTTAATTCATATTGGAATGGACACTGTGAATTTACAGGGAAAATATTTTAATGTGATTGTAAAAGAAGGACAACAGGTAAAACAGGGAGAATTAATTGCTGAAGTTGATTTGGCTTCTATATTGAAAGAGGGTTATTCACTTATTACCCCAGTGATTGTCACCAATGCAGATCAATACTTAGATGTTTTACCATTTGAAACACAAGGTATTATTGTATCATCAGAACCATTATTAACAGTATTGAAGTAG
- a CDS encoding PRD domain-containing protein, with protein sequence MVIDKVLNTNVVLAKNDEGEQVIVMGCGVAFGKKAGEMIDDTKIDKIFSQDVPKLTDHFKKLVKDIPEDYINLAEEIIKQAKLKLGKEFNDDLYFSLSDHIYFTIQRYREGMLIQNRLLIETKRLYKEEFKVAMQSLQMINQRYEVELPEDEAAFIALHFVNAELNGDMQGTMQMTKVVQDILTIIKNFKHIDFDEDSLTYYRLVTHLKFFAQRILQRDRNTGNSENQLFQVVKEKYKESFTCVERIAQYVDITYGYPISDDDKLYLTIHIERVSNN encoded by the coding sequence ATGGTCATTGACAAAGTGCTAAATACCAATGTAGTGCTTGCAAAAAACGATGAGGGAGAACAGGTAATCGTTATGGGATGTGGTGTCGCATTTGGTAAAAAAGCAGGAGAAATGATAGATGATACGAAAATTGATAAGATTTTTTCTCAGGATGTACCAAAACTAACAGATCATTTTAAGAAACTTGTGAAAGATATTCCAGAGGATTATATCAATCTGGCAGAGGAAATAATAAAGCAAGCCAAACTAAAACTTGGTAAAGAGTTTAATGATGATTTATATTTTTCTCTTAGTGACCATATCTACTTCACGATTCAACGATATCGAGAGGGTATGTTAATACAAAATCGCTTATTAATTGAAACTAAACGATTATATAAAGAAGAATTTAAGGTTGCAATGCAATCCTTGCAAATGATTAATCAGCGATATGAGGTGGAATTACCAGAGGACGAAGCAGCATTTATTGCATTACACTTTGTGAATGCAGAATTAAATGGAGATATGCAGGGAACCATGCAAATGACAAAAGTTGTTCAAGATATTTTGACAATTATCAAAAACTTTAAGCATATTGATTTTGATGAAGATTCATTAACATATTATCGATTGGTGACGCATTTGAAGTTTTTTGCTCAACGTATTCTCCAAAGAGATCGAAATACAGGAAATAGTGAAAATCAGCTGTTTCAAGTTGTAAAAGAAAAATATAAGGAGTCCTTTACATGTGTAGAAAGAATTGCACAATATGTTGACATAACATATGGATATCCTATATCAGATGATGATAAATTGTATCTTACAATACATATTGAAAGAGTTTCTAACAATTAA
- a CDS encoding C_GCAxxG_C_C family protein produces MKSRVEDALNRHKNGYNCCQSVVCTYADLLGMDEKTAFRVSEAFGLGIAKRYEMCGSVCGMMMLAGLENSDGELKNPKTKQSTFTLGHDMCRVFEEWNSSCECNVLRGSDGVTDRIRSCRGCVADCARIVEYMLFPNTFEPYKPRDPKE; encoded by the coding sequence ATGAAATCAAGAGTTGAAGATGCATTAAATCGTCATAAAAACGGGTATAACTGTTGTCAGTCTGTCGTTTGTACCTATGCAGATTTATTAGGAATGGATGAAAAAACAGCATTTCGTGTAAGTGAAGCATTTGGACTTGGTATTGCGAAACGTTATGAAATGTGTGGTTCTGTATGTGGCATGATGATGTTGGCAGGATTGGAAAACAGTGATGGAGAATTAAAAAATCCAAAAACCAAACAGTCCACATTTACCTTAGGGCATGATATGTGCAGAGTATTTGAAGAATGGAATAGTAGTTGTGAATGCAATGTATTACGTGGAAGTGATGGTGTTACAGATCGTATCAGAAGCTGTCGAGGCTGTGTTGCGGATTGTGCACGTATTGTGGAATATATGTTGTTTCCAAATACATTTGAACCATATAAACCTAGAGATCCAAAGGAATAA
- the ascB gene encoding 6-phospho-beta-glucosidase — protein sequence MGFPDNFLWGGATAANQCEGGYQEDGRGLANVDICPSGPDRSKIIAGHIEHLSCDKNHHYPSHHGIDLYHHYQEDIALFAKLGFKVYRMSIAWTRIYPKGDEDIPNEAGLQFYENIFRLCQHYGIEPLVTITHFDCPIHLIKTIGGWRSREMIDHYLKLCKTLFDRYQGLVHNWLTFNEINMILHAPFMGAGLVFQKEENETAIKYQAAHHELVASALATKLAHEIDPNNQIGCMFAAGSAYPYSCKPEDVFKAMQVDRENYFFIDVQSRGAYPAYAIKQLQRKNCMPKMEPEDTQILKEYTVDFVAFSYYNSRCIAASLDKNNMAEGNLFASAKNPYLTFSKWGWPIDPLGFRITLNQVYDRYQKPLFVVENGLGTIDETDEHGYVEDDERIQYLRNHIQAMKDAIEEDGVELLGYTCWGPIDLVSASSGEMKKRYGFIYVDVDDMGKGSYRRTKKKSFAWYQKVIASNGEDLA from the coding sequence ATGGGATTTCCAGATAACTTCTTATGGGGTGGCGCAACGGCTGCCAACCAATGTGAAGGTGGATATCAAGAAGATGGCAGAGGACTTGCCAATGTGGATATCTGCCCAAGTGGACCAGATCGAAGTAAGATCATCGCTGGACATATTGAGCATTTATCATGTGATAAAAACCATCACTATCCATCGCATCATGGAATCGATTTATATCACCATTATCAGGAGGATATTGCTTTATTTGCAAAACTTGGTTTTAAAGTATATCGCATGAGTATTGCTTGGACCAGAATTTATCCAAAGGGGGATGAAGATATTCCCAATGAGGCAGGCTTACAGTTTTATGAAAACATCTTTCGCTTATGTCAGCATTATGGCATAGAACCTTTAGTAACTATTACTCATTTTGATTGTCCTATTCATCTTATAAAGACCATTGGTGGATGGCGAAGCAGAGAAATGATTGACCATTATTTAAAATTATGTAAAACATTATTTGATAGATATCAGGGACTTGTACATAACTGGCTTACCTTTAATGAAATAAATATGATTTTACATGCACCTTTTATGGGTGCTGGACTGGTATTTCAAAAAGAAGAAAATGAAACAGCCATTAAATATCAGGCGGCCCACCATGAACTCGTTGCAAGTGCACTTGCAACAAAACTAGCACATGAAATAGATCCAAACAATCAAATTGGATGTATGTTTGCGGCAGGCAGTGCTTATCCATACAGTTGTAAACCGGAAGATGTCTTTAAGGCAATGCAGGTAGATCGAGAGAATTATTTCTTCATTGATGTACAATCACGTGGTGCTTATCCAGCCTATGCCATTAAGCAACTACAACGGAAAAACTGTATGCCGAAAATGGAACCTGAAGATACACAGATTCTAAAAGAGTATACCGTAGATTTTGTGGCGTTCTCCTACTATAATAGCCGCTGTATTGCGGCATCCTTAGATAAAAACAATATGGCAGAAGGAAATCTATTTGCATCCGCAAAAAATCCTTATCTGACATTTAGCAAGTGGGGATGGCCAATCGATCCATTAGGCTTTCGCATTACGTTAAATCAAGTATATGATCGCTATCAAAAACCATTGTTTGTCGTGGAAAACGGATTGGGTACCATAGATGAAACAGATGAACATGGCTATGTAGAAGATGATGAACGTATCCAATACTTACGCAATCACATACAGGCCATGAAAGATGCCATTGAGGAAGATGGTGTAGAATTACTTGGTTATACCTGCTGGGGTCCAATTGACTTAGTAAGTGCCAGCAGTGGAGAAATGAAAAAACGTTATGGTTTTATATATGTGGACGTGGATGATATGGGAAAAGGAAGTTATCGACGGACAAAGAAAAAATCATTTGCCTGGTATCAAAAAGTCATTGCCAGCAATGGGGAAGATTTAGCTTAG
- a CDS encoding family 1 glycosylhydrolase, producing the protein MYENQVSLKFPKNFLWGGATAANQVEGAWKEDGKGWTIQDCLPYREVGFSDFTKQFAYNSKDLQEALKAGEEANYPKRRAIDFYHHYKEDIKLFAEMGFKVFRMSICWSRIFSDPRDEKPNEKGIAFYEEMFKECKKYGIEPLVTLSHYDPPLALVQDYRGWYSREVIDLFVKYARVCFERFGKYVNYWLTFNEVDAMLRHPVTSGGLIEDMFDDIPFEQAIYQAMHHQMIASAKAVKICHELYPNAQVGCMMTKLCFYPFTCKPEDNLANQQRMRSVYRYVDIQVFGEYPKYLLNEISGKGYHINKEEGDDQILKDGIVDFVSFSYYMTSCMAADTSGLDMAPGNTVNGVKNPYLPSSEWGWQTDPIGLRISLVELYDRYRKPLFIVENGLGAKDKVSEDGKIHDAYRMEYLKDHVKAMSDAINADGVDLIGYTWWGCIDLVSESTRQMSKRYGFIYVDMDDYGNGTMKRIKKDSFDYYKQVIASNGENLDY; encoded by the coding sequence ATGTATGAAAATCAAGTATCTTTAAAATTCCCAAAGAATTTTCTTTGGGGAGGAGCAACAGCTGCTAATCAAGTAGAAGGCGCATGGAAAGAAGATGGAAAGGGCTGGACAATTCAAGATTGTCTACCATACCGTGAAGTTGGATTTTCAGATTTTACAAAACAATTTGCATATAATTCTAAAGATTTGCAAGAAGCATTAAAAGCTGGTGAAGAGGCAAATTATCCAAAACGAAGGGCAATTGATTTTTATCATCATTATAAAGAAGATATAAAACTATTTGCAGAAATGGGTTTTAAAGTATTTCGCATGTCCATATGCTGGTCAAGAATATTTAGCGATCCTCGTGATGAAAAGCCGAATGAAAAAGGAATAGCGTTTTATGAAGAAATGTTTAAAGAATGTAAAAAATATGGTATTGAACCGCTTGTTACATTATCTCATTATGACCCACCATTAGCTTTAGTACAAGATTATCGTGGATGGTATTCACGAGAAGTGATTGATCTTTTTGTAAAATATGCTCGTGTATGCTTTGAACGCTTTGGCAAATATGTAAATTATTGGTTGACTTTTAATGAAGTAGATGCAATGTTACGTCATCCTGTCACAAGTGGTGGACTGATTGAAGATATGTTTGATGATATTCCATTTGAACAGGCAATTTATCAGGCGATGCATCATCAAATGATTGCTTCAGCAAAAGCAGTAAAAATCTGTCACGAATTATATCCAAATGCACAGGTTGGCTGTATGATGACAAAATTATGCTTCTATCCATTTACATGTAAACCAGAAGATAATCTTGCAAATCAACAGAGAATGAGAAGTGTGTATCGTTATGTAGATATACAGGTGTTTGGGGAGTATCCAAAATATCTGTTAAATGAAATTTCAGGAAAAGGATACCATATAAATAAAGAGGAAGGAGATGATCAGATTTTAAAGGATGGTATTGTAGATTTTGTTTCTTTTAGCTATTATATGACTAGTTGTATGGCCGCAGATACAAGTGGATTAGATATGGCACCTGGCAATACAGTAAATGGTGTAAAAAATCCATATCTTCCAAGTAGCGAATGGGGTTGGCAGACAGATCCTATAGGATTACGTATTTCACTTGTTGAATTATATGATCGTTATAGAAAACCATTGTTCATTGTTGAAAATGGACTAGGCGCAAAAGATAAAGTTTCAGAAGATGGAAAGATTCATGATGCATACCGTATGGAGTATTTAAAGGATCATGTAAAAGCTATGAGTGATGCTATCAATGCAGATGGTGTAGATTTAATTGGATATACATGGTGGGGATGCATCGATTTAGTTAGTGAATCTACACGACAGATGTCAAAACGTTATGGGTTTATTTATGTGGATATGGATGATTATGGAAATGGAACAATGAAACGCATAAAGAAAGACAGTTTTGATTATTACAAACAAGTGATTGCTTCAAATGGTGAAAATCTTGATTACTAA
- a CDS encoding DJ-1/PfpI family protein, with protein sequence MKVCVFLAEGFEEIEAIGTFAILRRGGVDVDLYAVESDDKTGRFGMTCTNLKPLAEFNANDYQAIVLPGGPGFKVLEANETVKAAIKTFDAEDKLVCAICAGPTVLGRLGYLKGKKYTCFTAMNDDFGGDYQYQYVVKDGHFITGRSAAATIDFGFAILEALCGKKQADAVKEEIYYENK encoded by the coding sequence ATGAAAGTTTGTGTATTTTTAGCAGAAGGATTTGAAGAAATAGAAGCTATAGGAACATTTGCGATTCTTAGAAGAGGTGGCGTGGATGTAGACCTATATGCTGTAGAATCAGATGATAAAACAGGTCGATTTGGCATGACTTGTACAAATTTAAAACCATTAGCAGAATTTAATGCTAATGACTATCAGGCAATTGTATTACCAGGAGGACCTGGATTTAAAGTATTAGAAGCAAATGAAACTGTGAAAGCCGCAATCAAAACATTTGATGCAGAAGATAAATTGGTATGTGCAATCTGTGCAGGACCAACAGTACTTGGCAGACTTGGATATTTAAAGGGCAAAAAATATACATGCTTCACTGCCATGAACGACGATTTTGGTGGAGATTATCAATATCAGTATGTTGTGAAAGATGGTCACTTCATCACTGGTAGAAGTGCTGCAGCGACAATTGATTTTGGATTTGCGATATTGGAAGCTTTATGTGGAAAGAAACAGGCAGATGCCGTAAAAGAAGAAATTTATTACGAAAATAAATAG
- a CDS encoding ferrichrome ABC transporter substrate-binding protein, with the protein MKIRKSLIALTLLAMVFTVSGCSGGSDKESKKEEDKKEPVVSMVANDVYVEPVNPTNAQITAYNKLSAALENQDTQEEAKQVAVSFAFDFFTLSNKKDQSDLGGLEFIPTAYINKFKDFATAYYYGNYPTIVNEYGKDSLPEVSDVQISGFEEAQGLQYNAQPVEGYYVDLKVTYKEGKIPVDKLKTSMKVTLIRMYDYDYNPETDYSGNYAESAQPKQGYRVLALD; encoded by the coding sequence ATGAAAATCAGAAAAAGCTTGATTGCACTAACGCTTCTTGCGATGGTATTTACAGTCAGCGGCTGTAGCGGGGGATCAGACAAGGAAAGCAAAAAAGAAGAAGATAAAAAAGAGCCTGTGGTTTCCATGGTCGCAAATGATGTCTATGTGGAACCAGTCAATCCTACGAATGCACAAATCACGGCATACAACAAGCTGAGCGCAGCACTGGAGAATCAGGATACACAAGAAGAAGCAAAACAGGTAGCTGTCAGCTTTGCTTTTGATTTCTTTACATTGTCCAATAAAAAAGATCAAAGTGATTTAGGTGGTTTAGAATTTATTCCTACAGCCTATATCAATAAGTTTAAAGATTTTGCGACTGCTTATTATTATGGAAATTATCCTACGATCGTAAATGAATATGGCAAGGACAGTTTACCTGAAGTAAGTGATGTGCAGATCAGTGGTTTTGAAGAAGCACAAGGTTTACAATATAATGCACAGCCTGTAGAAGGTTATTATGTTGATTTAAAAGTAACCTATAAGGAAGGAAAGATTCCAGTAGATAAACTTAAAACCAGCATGAAGGTAACACTGATTCGCATGTATGATTATGACTATAATCCAGAAACAGATTATAGTGGCAATTATGCAGAATCAGCGCAGCCAAAACAAGGTTATCGTGTATTAGCACTAGATTAA